Proteins encoded in a region of the Sphingomonas japonica genome:
- the moaB gene encoding molybdenum cofactor biosynthesis protein B gives MPIDEAIAFRPVRIAVLTISDTRGPSEDRSGDILVERLLGAGHALAERAIVRDDVETIVSRLHAWIDDAAIEVIVTTGGTGVTGRDVTPEAIERVADKMIPGFGELFRWQSYRTIGTSTIQSRACACVTRGTYIFALPGSTGAVKDGWDGILSDQLDIRHKPCNFVELMPRLGEG, from the coding sequence TGCCAATTGACGAAGCCATCGCGTTCCGGCCGGTCCGGATCGCGGTGCTGACGATTTCCGACACCCGCGGCCCTTCGGAGGATCGGTCGGGCGATATCCTCGTCGAACGGTTGCTCGGCGCTGGCCACGCGCTGGCGGAACGCGCGATCGTCCGGGACGATGTCGAGACGATCGTGTCGCGGCTGCATGCCTGGATCGACGACGCCGCGATCGAGGTGATCGTGACTACCGGCGGCACCGGGGTCACCGGCCGCGACGTCACCCCGGAAGCGATCGAGCGCGTCGCCGACAAGATGATCCCGGGCTTTGGCGAACTGTTTCGCTGGCAAAGCTACCGGACGATCGGCACCTCGACGATCCAGTCGCGCGCCTGCGCCTGCGTGACGCGCGGCACCTATATCTTCGCCCTGCCCGGATCGACCGGTGCGGTGAAGGATGGCTGGGACGGGATCCTCTCCGACCAGCTCGATATCCGGCACAAGCCCTGCAACTTCGTCGAGCTCATGCCGCGGCTGGGCGAAGGCTAG